The following proteins are co-located in the Manihot esculenta cultivar AM560-2 chromosome 9, M.esculenta_v8, whole genome shotgun sequence genome:
- the LOC110622309 gene encoding probable glutathione S-transferase parC → MANNAEVILLDFWPSPFGMRIRIALAEKGIKYEYREEDLKNKSDLLLQMNPVHKKIPVLIHNGKPVAESLVAVQYINEVWKDKAPLLPSDPYQRAQANFWADFVDKKIFELGRKTWATKGEEQEAAKQGFIESLKLLEGELGEKPFFGGENLGYVDVALMPFYSWFYTYEVCGNFSIEAECPKLIEWAKRCLAKESVFNSLPDHKKVYGFMLELKKRFGIE, encoded by the exons ATGGCTAATAATGCAGAGGTGATTCTGTTGGACTTCTGGCCAAGCCCTTTTGGTATGAGAATTAGGATTGCTTTGGCAGAGAAGGGTATTAAGTATGAGTACAGGGAAGAGGATTTGAAGAACAAGAGTGATTTGCTGCTGCAGATGAACCCAGTTCACAAGAAGATCCCTGTTCTCATTCACAATGGCAAACCAGTTGCTGAGTCTCTTGTCGCTGTTCAATACATTAATGAAGTCTGGAAGGACAAAGCTCCATTGCTTCCCTCTGATCCTTATCAGAGAGCTCAAGCTAACTTCTGGGCTGATTTTGTTGATAAGAAG atatttgagcttgggaggaaGACATGGGCAACAAAAGGCGAAGAGCAGGAGGCAGCAAAGCAGGGATTCATAGAGTCCCTTAAGCTCCTGGAAGGAGAGCTAGGAGAGAAGCCATTCTTTGGGGGTGAAAATTTGGGCTATGTGGATGTTGCTCTTATGCCATTCTATAGCTGGTTTTATACCTATGAGGTGTGTGGAAATTTCAGCATAGAGGCTGAGTGTCCTAAGCTTATTGAATGGGCTAAAAGGTGCTTGGCAAAGGAGTCTGTGTTCAACTCTCTTCCTGATCACAAGAAGGTCTATGGATTTATGTTGGAGCTGAAGAAGAGATTTGGGATAGAGTAG
- the LOC110623542 gene encoding probable glutathione S-transferase parC yields MADNAEVILLDFWPSPFGMRVRIALAEKGIKYEYREEDLKNKSDLLQQMNPVHKKIPVLIHNGKPVAESLIAVQYIDEVWKDKAPLLPSDPYQRGQANFWADFVDKKIFELGRKIWATKGEEQEAAKQGFIESLKLLEGELGEKPFFGGENLGYVDVALVPFYSWFYAYEVCGNFSIEAECPKLIEWAKRCLAKESVFNSLPDHKKVYGFMLELKKRFGIE; encoded by the exons ATGGCTGATAATGCAGAGGTGATTCTGTTGGACTTCTGGCCAAGCCCTTTTGGTATGAGAGTTAGGATTGCTTTGGCAGAGAAGGGTATTAAGTATGAGTACAGGGAAGAGGATTTGAAGAACAAGAGTGATTTGCTGCAGCAGATGAACCCAGTTCACAAGAAGATCCCAGTTCTcatccacaatggcaaaccagTTGCTGAGTCTCTTATTGCTGTTCAATACATTGATGAAGTCTGGAAGGACAAAGCTCCATTGCTTCCCTCTGATCCTTATCAGAGAGGTCAAGCTAACTTCTGGGCTGATTTTGTTGATAAGAAG atatttgagcttgggaggaaGATATGGGCAACAAAAGGCGAAGAGCAGGAGGCAGCAAAGCAGGGATTCATAGAGTCCCTTAAGCTCCTGGAAGGAGAGCTTGGAGAGAAGCCATTCTTTGGGGGTGAAAATTTGGGCTATGTGGATGTTGCTCTTGTGCCATTCTATAGCTGGTTTTATGCCTATGAGGTGTGTGGAAATTTCAGCATAGAGGCTGAGTGTCCTAAGCTTATTGAATGGGCTAAAAGGTGCTTGGCAAAGGAGTCTGTGTTCAACTCTCTTCCTGATCACAAGAAGGTCTATGGATTTATGTTGGAGCTGAAGAAGAGATTTGGGATAGAGTAG